The following proteins are encoded in a genomic region of Magallana gigas chromosome 1, xbMagGiga1.1, whole genome shotgun sequence:
- the LOC117685461 gene encoding uncharacterized protein, with translation MPPVDSIISATNMQIDQWRGDICLNSSVLTRLKETEEEGKFHGEVEALEVSENYSYIIVNGMTLKIRTEMVEAIFGGQTFKENIHVKGSVKGTTVVNINKINPAKKSKLE, from the exons ATGCCGCCTGTGGACAGTATTATTTCTGCAACAAATATGCAAATTGACCAGTGGCGAGGAGACATTTGTCTTAATTCCAGCGTGCTGACACGTTTGAAG gaAACTGAAGAAGAAGGCAAGTTTCATGGAGAAGTTGAAGCATTGGAGGTGTCTGA AAACTACAGTTACATCATTGTCAACGGGATGACTTTAAAGATACGAACTGAAATGGTAGAGGCGATCTTTGGAGGTCAAACCTTCAAAGAGAACATTCATGTAAAAGGTTCAGTGAAAGGCACCACAGTCGTCAACAT AAACAAGATCAACCCTgctaaaaaatcaaagttggaATAG